A portion of the Candidatus Dependentiae bacterium genome contains these proteins:
- a CDS encoding ATP-binding protein: MKKYIVRANEAFLFESFERPFISALLGPRRVGKTTLLEYYMNLNPEKKWVHLNMDVLSQRNRVIAEELELMIEQAALQKIGGQKKLWVFIDEAQKCPALFDQIKIIYDTHKGRDSIKFLLTGSAHLNLHKLTAESLAGRVELLNLREFNLRETTHFLHEGISLPPHHVFDLIFSEKDVQALKDFMVQMSPFQNILQESLHNHLVWGGLPEVIAAATESLRLKYLGDYLQTYLEKDIRAIDSIGDLNMYQNLMKICAEITGSVRDDKKIMDALHCSRATLSKYRDYLLATLQYTELFPYIRSSIKRLVKSPKGYLINNGLVSYLTGIHEITVLKSTALIGHRLETWFLNELQTWLDTQSENHQIHFWRTAGGAEVDFVVALGRRIIPFEITYSSQIETKKFNNLKSFMAATPQASLGVFCYMGPLSFDEKNKILFLPASMI, from the coding sequence ATGAAGAAATACATTGTAAGAGCTAATGAAGCCTTCCTTTTTGAGTCGTTTGAGCGGCCGTTCATCAGTGCCCTTTTGGGCCCCCGTCGTGTTGGAAAAACAACACTGCTTGAATATTACATGAACCTTAATCCTGAGAAGAAGTGGGTTCACTTGAACATGGACGTGCTCAGCCAAAGAAACAGAGTTATAGCCGAAGAGCTTGAGTTGATGATTGAGCAGGCTGCACTTCAAAAAATTGGAGGGCAAAAAAAGCTCTGGGTTTTTATTGATGAAGCACAAAAATGCCCTGCTTTATTTGATCAAATAAAGATTATATACGATACCCATAAAGGGAGAGACTCTATAAAATTTCTTCTTACTGGATCAGCGCATCTTAATTTACATAAATTAACTGCAGAATCTTTAGCGGGTAGAGTTGAGCTTTTAAATTTGCGTGAGTTTAACCTCAGAGAAACGACACATTTTTTGCATGAGGGAATTTCATTACCACCGCACCATGTCTTTGACCTTATTTTTTCTGAAAAAGATGTGCAAGCGTTGAAAGATTTTATGGTACAGATGAGTCCTTTTCAAAATATTTTGCAGGAATCATTACACAACCATCTGGTATGGGGTGGCCTTCCAGAAGTCATAGCGGCAGCAACGGAATCGTTGCGCTTAAAATATTTAGGTGATTATTTGCAGACTTATTTAGAAAAAGACATTCGCGCTATTGATTCAATCGGCGATTTAAATATGTATCAAAATCTGATGAAAATTTGTGCCGAAATTACTGGATCTGTTCGAGATGATAAAAAAATTATGGATGCCTTGCATTGCTCAAGAGCTACCCTTTCAAAATATCGAGACTACTTACTTGCCACACTGCAATACACTGAATTATTTCCTTACATCAGAAGTTCTATCAAGCGGTTAGTGAAATCACCAAAGGGCTATTTGATTAACAACGGATTGGTCAGTTACTTGACTGGTATTCATGAGATTACCGTTTTGAAAAGTACCGCATTGATAGGTCATCGACTTGAAACCTGGTTTCTTAACGAGTTACAAACGTGGCTTGATACTCAATCAGAAAATCATCAAATTCATTTTTGGCGAACTGCTGGGGGAGCTGAGGTTGATTTTGTTGTTGCGCTTGGAAGGCGAATTATTCCATTCGAAATTACTTATTCTTCTCAGATTGAAACGAAAAAATTCAATAATCTGAAAAGCTTTATGGCCGCTACACCTCAGGCATCGCTGGGTGTTTTTTGTTACATGGGGCCTCTTTCATTTGATGAAAAGAATAAAATACTTTTTCTGCCGGCATCGATGATTTAG